The Cellulomonas flavigena DSM 20109 DNA segment TGGACCCCGACGCGGAACTGTCGGCGGTCCTCGCCCACGACCTGGTGGACGTCGCGGAGAGCGGCGCGGTGAGCACGGTCCTGCTGTCCTCGACGGCCCAGCACAAGGAGGCCGCGGCGCGAGCGGCATTCGTCCTGGGAAGCGGCCTCGTCGTCGATGCGGTCGGCGTGCGACACGAACAGGACGCAAGGGTCGAGGCCACGGTGCACGCGTTTGCTGCGACGTGGGCCGTGCGTATCGACGTGGGTCACCCACGAGCCGTGATCACGCTCCGGCCCGGTGCCGTCGCCCCCGACGCCGTCCAGGAGGCTCTCTTCCCCGAGGTTCGCCCGCGCCGGCCCGAGAACTCCGTCGACCTGCGCGGGGTGCGCGTCCTCGAACGCATCGCGCACCCCTCCTCGTACGGTCCCGACCTGGCGAGCGCGCGCGTTGTCGTGGCTGGAGGACGCGGGACCGATGGTGACTTCAGCGCGCTGCGTGAGCTCGCCGTGGCTCTCGGCGGTGCGGTCGGCTCGACGCGTGTCGCAACGGACGAGGGGTGGATCGGGACCGAGACGCAGATCGGCCAGACCGGGGTGGCGGTAGCACCCGCCCTCTACATCGGGGCCGGAATCTCCGGAGCGGTCCACCACCGCAGCGGCATGCAGTCGGCTGGCACCATCGTCGCGATCAACACCGATCCGGAGGCACCGATCTTCGAGCTCGCCGACTTCGGGGTAGTGGGGGATCTCTTCACGGTGCTGCCCCAGCTCACCGCCGAGCTGCGACGGCTGCGGACGTGATCGGTGGCGGCGCCACCCGTCATCGGTCCCGCGCTCTTCATCGGACCTTGACGCGAAGTTGATCGTTCTTCGAGATGCGCCGGGCAGTCTCGGATCGCGTACTGATTCCCACGCGCGCACGCCACGGCAGCCTCGTCTCCGGCAGCGGGACGTTCGTGGGCGTGAGCGCTGATCCGCGTGCTGCCCCCCGACGGCGCCGCGCCCGTGGACGTCGTCGTCGGACGAAGGAGGAAGCAGTGAGCGCAGCAAGCAAGCGCACGAGCACGCGCGAGGACCGGGCGGCTCGTCTCGCCCTCATCCAGGCCGAGCAACGTGCCGCGGAGCGACGTCGGACGCGTCGCTGGGTCGTCGTCAGCTCCATCGTGGTCCTGGCTGTCGCGGCGCCGACGACGTTCGTCATCGCCGGTGAGGCACGTCGTGATGCCGAGGTCGCGGACGTGGCCGCCCGCCCCATCGCGGGCGAGCAGCAGGTAGACGTGGCGGAATCGGGACACGTGCCCGGCGAGGTCGACTACCAGAGCGAGACGCCGGCGGACGATGACCGCGGCGTCCTCCCGCCGATCGGCGGCGACCACGACCAGATCCCGCAGAACTGCGGGTACTACACCGAGCCGGTGCGCGACGAGAACGCGGTGCACTCCCTCGAGCACGGAGCCGTATGGGTCACCTACCGCGACGACGTCAGCGCCACCGACAGGGATCGCCTGCGGGACCTGGCGGAGAAGAACCCGTACCTTCTCGTCACGCCGTACACCGATCTCGCGGCTCCGGTCGTTGCCACCGCCTGGGGGGTGCAGCTCGAGGTCGACTCCGCGCTGGACGACCGGCTCGAGCCGTTCCTGGTGCGCTACCTGGAGAGCGAGGATGCGCCGGAGCCTGGAGCGCCTTGCTCGGGGGGCGTCGGCGTCTGACCGACCTGCACGGTGGGAGTCGCGCGTGCCACCGTCGGCACGCGCGGCTCTGGCCGCCGCGGTCCTGAGAAGGGCTCGGGACGAACTCCTGGTCCTGGTCCTCCTGCCCAGCTGATCACCCGAGCGCTGGAGGCGCACTGCGTCTCGCTCGGGATGCTCGGAGCGGTGTCGGCCCGAGCCCGTGCGCTTCCCTCATACCGAGCAAACGCTCACGCCTGCCCTCGGCTCGCGGCGATCATCTCCTCCCGGGAGACGACCTTGATGCGCTCCCGGCCCTGAGTCGCCCCGAGCGACTGCTCGTAGGCGTCGAGGAGCCGCCAGCCGGACCACTCCACGTAGCCGATGCCGCGCGCGACGAGCAGCTCCGTGACGGCCCGCGGCTCGGGCTGTGCGGCTCGCTGCAAGCGGTCGACGTCCGAGACGAGGTGCTTGATCGTCTCGGACGCGTCCGACTTGGTGTGGCCGATGAGCCCGACAGGTCCACGTTTGATCCACCCGGTGGCGTAGACGCCGGGGACGAGCTCGCCGTCGCCGTCGACCACGCGGCCCTCGCGGTTGGGGATGACACCCGCGACATCATCGAACGGGATGTCGATGAGCGGGGACCCGAAGTATCCGATCGCGCGGTACACGCCCTGGACGGGCCAGTCGTGCATCTGCCCGGTACCGGTGACGTTGCCGTCGCCTGTGAGCGCGGTGCGCTCGGTGCGCAGCCCCACGGCCTTGCCGTCCTGACCGAGCACCTCGACGGGCTTGTGCAAGAAGTGCAGGTGGAGCCGGCGGCTCGCGGTCAGCTCGTCGGGGTCCTTGAGCGTCCAGTCCGTGAGGGTCTTGACGACCTGCTTCGTCTGGTTCGACGAGTGGATCGCCGCATAGGAAGCGTCATCGAACTCGAAGTCCTCGGGGTAGACGATGACGTCGACGTCCGGGACGTGGCCGAGCTCGCGCAGCTCGAGCGGGGAGAACTTGACCTGCGCGGGGCCGCGCCGGGCGAAGACGTGCACGTCAGTGACGGGTGATGCCTTGAGCTGGTCGTAGACGTTCGCTGGGATCTCAGTCGGCAGCAGGTCGTCCGCGTGCTTGGCCAGGATGCGCGCGACGTCGAGCGCCACATTCCCGGCACCGAGCACCGCGACGTGCTGGGCTTCGAGCGGCCACGTGCGCGGCACGTCGGGGTGCCCGTCGTACCAGGACACGAAGTCGGCGGCACCGTAGGACCCGTCGAGGTCGATGCCCGGGATCGGCAGCGCGGCGTCACGGATCGAGCCGGTCGAGAAGATCACGGCGTCGTAGAACGTCCGCAGGTCCTCGAGCTTGAGGTCGGTGCCGTAGTCGACGTTCGCGAGCAGGCGGATGTCGCCGCGCTCGAGGATCTTGTGCAGCGCGACGATGATCTGCTTGATGCGCGGGTGGTCGGGCGCCACGCCATATCGCACGAGACCGAACGGCGCGGGCAGTCGCTCGAACAGGTCGATGGACACCTCGATACCGGCCTTCGACAGGATGTCGGCTGCGTAGATGCCGGCCGGTCCGGCTCCGACGATGGCGACGCGGAGTGCTGTCGTCGGGTGTGGTCGTGCGGTCTGCTCGGGTGTGGCGGGCATGGGTCTGTCTCCAGGGGAACGTGGTGAAGTGGCGGATCGGGTAGCGGTACCGACCGCTCACATGCGGTGGGCCATGGGCAGCAGGAACATCCACACGTTGATCGCGCCGAGGAGCGCGATGATCGCGACGTACGGGGTGAGGGTCGCGCGCCGGCGCTCGGCGGTGCGGTAGCGGCGGTGGGCGATGCGCTTGGCGGTGTAGATCGACCCGGCGATGCCCAGGGCGAGCAGCGCGAACTGCAGCACCTGGATCGTCCCGGTGCCGACCAGGGCGGGGTCGCCGCTGACGCCCGCACCGAAGACGTTCGCCACGGTGTAGTAGACCGAGCCGCCCTCGGCGAGCAGGTGGAACAGGTTGTGCGCCAGGTGCCCGGCGACGTCGAGCGGGATGAGCGCGTACCCGAACCGCGTGAAGTTGAGCTTGGTGTCCTCGAGGTTGCGTCCGGCGGCGACGCGGGAGGCGACGGCCAGCAGCGCGACGGGCACCGACACGGCGACGACGAACGCGACCGTGAAGATCACCGGGTAGCTGGTGATGCCGGTGGTGGCCTCGATCCAGGCGAGGACGTCGGTCCAGACCTCGAGCATGGTGATGTTCTGGATCAGGACGATGCCCATGATCGCCATGGCGAGCATCGACTGCTCGATCTTGGGCTTGGTGATGAACCACAGCTCGGAGGTGGGCTTGCGCAGGCGGATCTGGATCGCGTCGTTGGGGCAGGACTTGACGCAGTTGGCGCACAGGTTGCAGTTGGCGCTGTCCTCCATCGTCCGGGGGAACGTGAAGAGCGGGCAACCGGCGACCTTGTCGTTGCCGTTGTAGCAGACGGCCTTGGACTTGCAGGTCTTGCAGATGGCGCTGTCGGCGCGCAGCTCGACCATCCCGACCCGGGCGTAGTTGCCGGCGAGCCCGCCGAGGAAGCACAGGTAGCGGCAGAACGTGCGCCGCTGGAACAGCGCCCCCGACGCGATGACCGCGGTCGTGAGCAGGAGCAGGAGGATCCCGGAGCCCCACGGGGACTCCACGACGCCCCACACGTGGTCCGCCCACGTGATGAGGAGGAACGACGCGTCGATGATCCAGATGCCGTAGTTCTTCAGGAAGTTCGGCACCGGGCGGTTGACCCCGACGAGCTTCTGCACCGCGTCGGACAACGCCCCGAACGGGCAGACCGCGCACCAGAACCTGCCGAGCAGCACGAAGACGATGGGGATGACCGGCCACCACAGCACCCACATCAGCGCGGTGCCGGCGTTGTCGTGGGCGCGGTCCGGCCCGGCGAGCAGCTGGTACGCCACGAGCCCGAAGACCGCCGCGATCGGGATCTGGAAGATCTTCGGGTACCAGCCGGAGCGCAGCGACCGGGCGACCCACGGGATCGTCATGAGGTTGCGGCCCACCGGCGGTGGGGTCAGGTCCGGGCCCGGGTTGACGTCGGGATCCACCGGTTCGGCGGCAGGCGGCGGGGTGAGCGTCGGGGTTGTCATGGCGGGTTCCTGGGGTTCGGGGGCGGTCAGGCCGGGAAGGGGGTGGCGCCCGCGCGGGGCCGGTGACGAGGACGTGCACGGTCGCGGCGGCGCAGGACGGCCGCGGCGACGAGCACCGCGCTGTTGACACCCGCGAACGTGGACAGGGCCGCGGCCAGCGGGCGGGGAGCGGAAGCCGTGCCCTCGTCGGCGTGGCCCCCGTCGCCGTGCTCCCCAGTTGTCGAGTCGTGCTCTGCTCCCACGCCGCCGGTGTCCCGGGGCGCCGTGTCTTCGGAGCCGGTGCCGGCGTCGTGCCCCTCGTCGTGCGTCGAGTCCTCGCCGGCGCCGGAGTGATCCATGCCTTCCATCGGAGCCATGCCCTCCATGTCCTGGATCGGTGCCGTCTGTTCCAGCGCAGGCCCGTCGCCTTGCTGGTCCGTGTCCGTGCCGGCGTCCGCCGGGGCAGGGTCGTGCTCTGTGGTGTCGTGGTCGGTCGTGTCCTGTTGTACGACGGCGGCAGACTCAGGCGCTGCCATGGCGGAAGTCGTCACGCCGAGCAGCGGAACGGCGAGAGCGACGGCCACCGGCAGCCGAACGAGAGCGGGATGCATGAGAGCTCCTCACGAAGGTTTCTGCCTGGACTGTCGTCTCGTACCGGCGCCCGCACATGGGACCTGTAGGTCCCCGAAAGCAACGTCCATCAAAACTTCATCGAGGCTGCGACCGACCGAGTGCTGAGCCCGCGGACGCGGGTCGAGGCATGTGGCACTGACGACGCCCCCCGACAGGAAGGGGTCCGTCGAGCGACCAGTGCGCTGGCATGTGCTCAGCCGTGGTCGTCGTCGCCGTGTGCGTCGGAGTGGCCGCTGCCCTCCGACCCGGTGGAGTAGTCCGGGATCGTGAGGGCGGGGGCGGCCTTCGGGCGCGCGCCCGTGCGTGGCGTGAAGGAGATCCCGTTGGGGAGGTCACCGACCGGGATCGTGGCTGCGACTGTGTTCGTGGCGAGGTCCAGCACAGAGACGGTGCCGTCGTAGAGGTTGGTCACCCACGCGACCTCCCCGGAGGGGTCGACGACCACGCCGTGCGGGCCCGATCCGGTCGTGATGGTCGCCCGGACATCCATCGTGGCGACGTCGATGATCGTCACGGTGTCACCGGGTGCATCTGCGGTGCCCTGGTCGGCGGACAGCAGGCTGGTCCCGTCCGGGGTCAGGTACAGCTGCACCGGCGGGGACGGCACCTCCACCGTCGCGACGACCGCCTGCGCTGTCAGGTCGACCTTCGCGACTGTGCTGGTCCCGGCCAGGCTCACGTACGCGGTGCGGGCGTCGTCCGACACGGCGACCTGGACCGGCGACTCACCGACCGGAATGGTCGCGATGCGCGTGAGGGTTGCGGGGTCGACCACGTCGATGGTGCCGGCACTCGTGCCGGCGACCACCAGGACAGCGCCGTCGCCGCTGGGACGCTGGCCGTGCGGACCTGCACTGAGGTCGAGGGTGCCGGTCGGGGCGAGGGTGGCGGCGTCGTAGCGGTCGAGGGAGTCCTCACCGGAGTTCGTCACGAATACCGCCGACCCGTCGGGCGTCAGCACCACGTGTGCGGGGCTGCTGCCGGTGGCCGCGGTCCCGCGCAGCTCGTACGTCTCCGCGTCGAGAGCGACGAGGGCCTGGTTGAGGCCACTGACCGCCCAGACGGTGCCCCCGTCCGGACTGGTCTGCACGTTGTGCGGACTGGGAATCCCCGTCACCTCGGTCAGCACCTGGCCGCTGGCAGCGTCGATCGCGATCAACGTCCCATCGCCCTCATTGGCCACCCACACCGTGCCAGTCACCCCAGTGGTCGCCGGCGTCTTGGTTGCAGACGTGGTGGCGACGGTGTCCGCGGCTGGGGGCTCTGCGTCGGAGCCGCATGCGGCGAGAAGCAGGGTGCTCGCGGCGGCGATGGTGAAGAGGATCGGGCGACGGGTCGGGGTCCACATGGGCAGGCTCCTGGGCGCTCAGGGGGAGGTCTCGCCCCTAACAGTGCGGCGCGAGCCCCGCACCTCGGCTGGCCATCCCATGAAGATCCTGTTGACCTTCTATCCGACTCACCGAGATGCGCAGGTCCAGCTCAGGCGTGTCCCCCGTATCCGTGACCGAGTGATGCGCGCGGCCAGGACGACCGCTGCGCAGTAGGTGATGGCGCGCTTGTCGTAGCGGGTCGCGATAACGCGCCACTTCATCACAAATGCATGTCGCATACTGACCGGGATAGATGGCCGGGTCGCTGGTGGCGATAAGCCGCCTGAGCCGAATCCGATCGGTGACTACAATGCCCCGAAACCCGTGCGAATTGCGCTCGAAGTCACTGAGGCGACGATCACCCTCCGCGGCCGCAGGTCCCGTGAGAGCCGAGTGCTCACGTTGATCGGCCATCGCAAGCAGCCGTTCGCCCCGTAGCAGCGCCTCTTCGGCCTCGACCTCTGCTCGGAAGCCAGACTCCGAGGTGCCGGCGTACCCCTCGAATATCGCGACAGCGGGATGCCGATACCCGATTGCACCTGCAATCGCGCCCCCCGGTCGCGCACGCGCCATCGCCCGGTTGTGACCACGGCCCACGACCTAGATGTTCTGGCTCATGACGTTGGTGACGCCCGCGCGCAGGCGTGAGGCCGGGGGTCGGTCGCCGACGGCGGTGTGAGCGCGATGGTAGTTGTAGTGGACGTTCCAGATCTTGATCGCAGCGGCGCGTTCAGCCTCGCAGGTCCAGATCCGGGCGTAGAGCAGCTCCTCGGCCAGGATCCGGTTGTAGCGCTCGACCTTGCCGTTGTGCCGCGGCGTGTGCGGGCGGATGCGCTGGTGCCGGGAGGCGACCGCGACCACGGTGCGGGTGAACGCGGTCGCCTTGTAGTTCGCGCCGTTGTCCGTCACGACGCGGACGATCCGACCGATGCCGTGGGCGGCGAAGAACGCCCTGGCGCGGTGGAAGAACCCGATCGTGGTGGCGGCCTTCTCGTCGGGCAGGTGCTCGGTGTAGGCCAGCCGGGAGTACCCGTCGATCGCGGAGTGCAGGTAGACGTAGCCCGCCCGAGCGCCGGAGGTCTTGGCGCGCTGCGCGGCCTTGTCCTGCGTGGATCCGCGCCCGTGGGCGCGCCACCCGCCGCCGTCGGGGATCCGGCCGACCTTCTTCACGTCCAGGTGGACCATGTGCCCGGGGTAGCGGGCGATGATCCGCCCGGTGCTGCGGTTGGTGGACCCGTCGGGGTCGATGTCCCGGCGCCGGTTGATCCCGAGCCGGACCAGCCACCGCGAGATCGTCGCAAGCGAGACGCGGTGGCCGGTGCGGGTCAGCTCGAGGTGGATCTGACGGGCGGTCCACTTGTGCTCCCGCCGCAGACGTTCGATCTGCTCGACCACGTCCGCCGGCAGCTGCGTGGGGCTGGCGTGCGGGGCGCTGGAACGGTCCAGCAGCCCGACCTCGCCGAGCTGCTCGTAGCGGGCCTTCCACTTGCTCAGGCACTGCCTGGAGATCCCGGCCTCGGCTGCGACGTGCGCGATCGGACGGGACTGACAGCGCTGGACCAGGCGAAGACGGCCAGCAGGGGTCAACGGGGCGTTAGCGTGGGGCATCGAGGGGTAGGTCTCTCTCGGCGCGGATGTGTTGGTCGCACTTCCCATCCTGCCGCCGGCGGGCCTACCCCTCGCTCACACCCCGCGCGGTGTCACCAACCTCATGAGACGCAACATCTAGCAGTGGGATCGCGGATTCACCTCTCGCAACTCGATGGCTCAGAGCAGGTCACCCGCGCTAGTTGCCGTCCTCGATATCAGCGGCGCGCTCATACCACAGACTCTGTGCAGTCTCGCGAGCCGTCTGTGCAGCTTGTCGGCTCGGTCGACAGACCTGGCCTACATCTGCATGTCGACAAATCGTGAGTAGTGCCCCTGGAACGCCACGGTGATCGTGTCGGTGGGACCGTTACGGTGCTTCGCCACGATCAGGTCGGCCTCACCGGCTCGCGGCGACTCCTTCTCGTACGCGTCCTCACGGTGCAGCAGGATCACCATGTCGGCGTCCTGCTCGATGCTGTTGTGGACGGCGATGCCGTTGGCGATGAAGTTGTGGGTGCCGACCACGGTCGCGTCGTACACCGCCTGCTCACCCAGTGGCTCGATCGCCACGACCTCGTCCCACAGCAGGTCGTTGACCGCGTCCACGTCGAGATCTGCGCGGTCGAGTACGTCGACCACCTGCGCCAGAGGGGTCCGGCCGTCACCGAGGGTTCGGGTGGCCGCGGCCGTCAACACCGTGCGTACGTCGTCCCACAGGCGGACGGGCTCTGCGGCGGTCTCGAGGTCCCGCGTCCGGACCCGCGCCAGCAGCTCGTCGGCCGCGTGCGCGTGCCGTCCGTCGATGCCGATCTCCTGCAGGAGGCGCCGGAGGTCGTCCTTCTCCACGACGTCGAGCCGCGGACCCTGAGCAGAGATGCGCAGCCGCGTCGAGATGCCGAACCGCAGCAGCAGCCGGCTCACCCCCTCGAGGACGCGGCGGTCGTCGGCGTGCAGGCTCACGCGGCCGGTGGTACCGCCGAGGACCACGGCCCCGTTGGCGGTCAGCAGTGTCCTCAAGAACAGGGCGATCTGCGGCTTGGGCAGGTGGAACACCGACGCCGGCAGCCGCTCCCCCAGCTCGCCCCACACCTCGTCGTCCCACGCGGCTGCGCCAGGCGCGGTCCGGCCCGCGATCATGCGCGCGAGCATCGTGACGTCGCGGTCGGACCAGTCGGCCGTCATCTCCGGCCCAGGCACGTGCCGCGGCACCCCGACGCGCGACCCGACCTCCAGCTCCCCCAACGGCGTCCACCCCTCGTACCTCAGGAACGGGTGGTTGGCGGTCGCTGTCACCTCCTTGCCCGACGCGAGCCGCAACCGGTACACCGGCTTCACGCCCGTCGGGAAGACGTGCGTCAGGTGCCGCCGCACGTACTGCAGGCGGTCGTCGAGCGCCCAGATCGGCACGTCCTTGTGGCCGAGCGCGTACATCTCCCCCAGCGTCGTCTCAGCCCCGGTGTCAGCGCGGAGCACGCGGGTGTCCTCAGTCAGGCAGCCCGACTCACGCAGGTCGCTCATCGCCGGCCGCTTGTCCGTGCGCTGCTCCGGCCCACGGTTCAGCTGCGAGATCGCGATGACCGGCACCTCGAGCTCCTTGGCGAGCAGCTTGAGCGCACGCGAGAACTCCGAGACCTCCTGCTGGCGGGACTCGACCCGCTTGCCCGACGTCATGAGCTGGAGGTAGTCGATGACGACGAGCTTGAGGTCGTGCCTCTGCTTGAGGCGCCGGCACTTGGCACGGATCTCCATGAGCGACATGTTCGGCGAGTCGTCGATGAACAGCGGCGCCTCGCTGATGCGGCCCATCGTGGCGGCGACCTTGGCCCAGTCGTCCTCGCCCATCGCACCGGTGCGCAGCTTCTGCAGGTGCACGCGCGCCTCGGCGGAGAGCAGGCGCATGACGATCTCGTTGCGGCTCATCTCGAGGGAGAACACCACGGCCGCCATGTTGTGCTTGATGGCGGAGGACCTGACGATGTCGATGCCGACAGTGGAGTTGTGCGTCGGGATCATCGCCTCGCCGGCAAGGTACAGGTGCGACTGGTGCGAGATCTCCACGCACCGGACCGGCACCGACTCGATCGGCTCGACCGACACCACATAGCGCTGGTGCAGCCGCGGCGTCGAGCGACGGCGGCGCTCCTTGTGGACGAGCTTCTTGCGCTCGAGCGCGAACACGTCGTCGTCCGTCGTGAACGTGATCGTGAAGCAGGTCGGCGACGCGGCGGAACGGCCGCGGGCGTTCCTCTCCGACCAACCGGTGCGGTAACCCAGCGAGTGCACGAGCTCCCGCACGTCCCGCGCCAGACGCTCGTGCGTCACGGCGAACTGCACCGACCCCGTGGGGTTCACCGTCCCGTCCGTGTCGAGCAGACCGGCGAGCAGCTCGCGCCGCTGCGCCTCACCGGCACGCAGGTAGTCCGCGGGGATGTGCAGTTCGGCACCGAGACCGAGCGTCGCGAGCGACGACGTCAGCACATCCGCGTCGTACCCCCGCCCCTCGATCCGCATCGCGATCTCGGGGTCGGCGCTCGTGAAGCGCGCCGCGGCGGACTGCCCGTCGCCCAGCCACACACCTAGCAGGTACGGGTCCACCAGCAGCTCGCGCTCCGGCAGGGACAGCGGCGCGGTGGTCGCGACCGAGTGGTTGACGCGCGCGTCGGCCGTCGCGCACCGCACCGTCGCGGCGAGCTCCTCCGTGGTGCGCACCGACGCGTCGGCGCCGACCCGCCGCTCGGCACGCGTGCGCGTGGCCCACTGGTGCTGCGCGTCGGCGACGATCGTGGACCCGTCGTCGAACGTCACGCGGTAGCAGGGCCGGTCCGTCATGACGTCGGTCGCGGCGACGACGCGGGTAATCGTCCCGTCGTCGGCGATCAGCTGGTCGCCGACCTGGACCTCGCCCATCGTCGTCCAGCCGGTGGGCGTGGGCAGCGGCGTGTCGAGCGCGAGGGCCTTCCCGATGGCCGGCCGCGCGGCGATGACGATCATCTGCCCCGGGTGCAGCCCGTTGGTGAGCCGGTCGAGGTCCGAGAACCCCGTGGGCACACCGATCATGCCCTCGCCGCGGTGGCCGGCGGCCTCGATCTCGTCGACCGTCCCGCCGATGACCTCGGACAGCGGCAGGTAGTCCTCGGACGCGCGGCGCTCGGTGACGGCGTAGACCTCGGCCTGCGCGTTGTTGACGAGCTCGTCGACGTCGCCGCCGTCGGTGGCGTAGCCGAGCTGGACGATGCGCGTGCCGGCCTCGACGAGCTTGCGCAGGATGGAGCGCTCGCGCACGATCCGCGCGTAGAACCCGGCGTTCGCGGCGGTGGGGACGGACGCGATGAGGGTGTGCA contains these protein-coding regions:
- a CDS encoding IS481 family transposase, producing the protein MPHANAPLTPAGRLRLVQRCQSRPIAHVAAEAGISRQCLSKWKARYEQLGEVGLLDRSSAPHASPTQLPADVVEQIERLRREHKWTARQIHLELTRTGHRVSLATISRWLVRLGINRRRDIDPDGSTNRSTGRIIARYPGHMVHLDVKKVGRIPDGGGWRAHGRGSTQDKAAQRAKTSGARAGYVYLHSAIDGYSRLAYTEHLPDEKAATTIGFFHRARAFFAAHGIGRIVRVVTDNGANYKATAFTRTVVAVASRHQRIRPHTPRHNGKVERYNRILAEELLYARIWTCEAERAAAIKIWNVHYNYHRAHTAVGDRPPASRLRAGVTNVMSQNI
- a CDS encoding 4Fe-4S binding protein, whose product is MTTPTLTPPPAAEPVDPDVNPGPDLTPPPVGRNLMTIPWVARSLRSGWYPKIFQIPIAAVFGLVAYQLLAGPDRAHDNAGTALMWVLWWPVIPIVFVLLGRFWCAVCPFGALSDAVQKLVGVNRPVPNFLKNYGIWIIDASFLLITWADHVWGVVESPWGSGILLLLLTTAVIASGALFQRRTFCRYLCFLGGLAGNYARVGMVELRADSAICKTCKSKAVCYNGNDKVAGCPLFTFPRTMEDSANCNLCANCVKSCPNDAIQIRLRKPTSELWFITKPKIEQSMLAMAIMGIVLIQNITMLEVWTDVLAWIEATTGITSYPVIFTVAFVVAVSVPVALLAVASRVAAGRNLEDTKLNFTRFGYALIPLDVAGHLAHNLFHLLAEGGSVYYTVANVFGAGVSGDPALVGTGTIQVLQFALLALGIAGSIYTAKRIAHRRYRTAERRRATLTPYVAIIALLGAINVWMFLLPMAHRM
- a CDS encoding FAD-dependent oxidoreductase, coding for MPATPEQTARPHPTTALRVAIVGAGPAGIYAADILSKAGIEVSIDLFERLPAPFGLVRYGVAPDHPRIKQIIVALHKILERGDIRLLANVDYGTDLKLEDLRTFYDAVIFSTGSIRDAALPIPGIDLDGSYGAADFVSWYDGHPDVPRTWPLEAQHVAVLGAGNVALDVARILAKHADDLLPTEIPANVYDQLKASPVTDVHVFARRGPAQVKFSPLELRELGHVPDVDVIVYPEDFEFDDASYAAIHSSNQTKQVVKTLTDWTLKDPDELTASRRLHLHFLHKPVEVLGQDGKAVGLRTERTALTGDGNVTGTGQMHDWPVQGVYRAIGYFGSPLIDIPFDDVAGVIPNREGRVVDGDGELVPGVYATGWIKRGPVGLIGHTKSDASETIKHLVSDVDRLQRAAQPEPRAVTELLVARGIGYVEWSGWRLLDAYEQSLGATQGRERIKVVSREEMIAASRGQA
- a CDS encoding DUF3105 domain-containing protein, producing the protein MSAASKRTSTREDRAARLALIQAEQRAAERRRTRRWVVVSSIVVLAVAAPTTFVIAGEARRDAEVADVAARPIAGEQQVDVAESGHVPGEVDYQSETPADDDRGVLPPIGGDHDQIPQNCGYYTEPVRDENAVHSLEHGAVWVTYRDDVSATDRDRLRDLAEKNPYLLVTPYTDLAAPVVATAWGVQLEVDSALDDRLEPFLVRYLESEDAPEPGAPCSGGVGV
- the dnaB gene encoding replicative DNA helicase; this encodes MTIEDLEYGAPPDSGHSSGGGFDRTPPQDLDAERSVLGGMMISKDAIADVIEQIKGTDFYRPAHEAIYDAILDLYGRGEPADAITVADELTKRGEMGRVGGAAYLHTLIASVPTAANAGFYARIVRERSILRKLVEAGTRIVQLGYATDGGDVDELVNNAQAEVYAVTERRASEDYLPLSEVIGGTVDEIEAAGHRGEGMIGVPTGFSDLDRLTNGLHPGQMIVIAARPAIGKALALDTPLPTPTGWTTMGEVQVGDQLIADDGTITRVVAATDVMTDRPCYRVTFDDGSTIVADAQHQWATRTRAERRVGADASVRTTEELAATVRCATADARVNHSVATTAPLSLPERELLVDPYLLGVWLGDGQSAAARFTSADPEIAMRIEGRGYDADVLTSSLATLGLGAELHIPADYLRAGEAQRRELLAGLLDTDGTVNPTGSVQFAVTHERLARDVRELVHSLGYRTGWSERNARGRSAASPTCFTITFTTDDDVFALERKKLVHKERRRRSTPRLHQRYVVSVEPIESVPVRCVEISHQSHLYLAGEAMIPTHNSTVGIDIVRSSAIKHNMAAVVFSLEMSRNEIVMRLLSAEARVHLQKLRTGAMGEDDWAKVAATMGRISEAPLFIDDSPNMSLMEIRAKCRRLKQRHDLKLVVIDYLQLMTSGKRVESRQQEVSEFSRALKLLAKELEVPVIAISQLNRGPEQRTDKRPAMSDLRESGCLTEDTRVLRADTGAETTLGEMYALGHKDVPIWALDDRLQYVRRHLTHVFPTGVKPVYRLRLASGKEVTATANHPFLRYEGWTPLGELEVGSRVGVPRHVPGPEMTADWSDRDVTMLARMIAGRTAPGAAAWDDEVWGELGERLPASVFHLPKPQIALFLRTLLTANGAVVLGGTTGRVSLHADDRRVLEGVSRLLLRFGISTRLRISAQGPRLDVVEKDDLRRLLQEIGIDGRHAHAADELLARVRTRDLETAAEPVRLWDDVRTVLTAAATRTLGDGRTPLAQVVDVLDRADLDVDAVNDLLWDEVVAIEPLGEQAVYDATVVGTHNFIANGIAVHNSIEQDADMVILLHREDAYEKESPRAGEADLIVAKHRNGPTDTITVAFQGHYSRFVDMQM
- a CDS encoding electron transfer flavoprotein subunit alpha/FixB family protein, producing MALNDRTHAGPVLVLVDHRDGVVAGPTLELLTVARSLGRVHALWRGAAPDGRAIRSLGEYGAEVVHHIAAVDPDAELSAVLAHDLVDVAESGAVSTVLLSSTAQHKEAAARAAFVLGSGLVVDAVGVRHEQDARVEATVHAFAATWAVRIDVGHPRAVITLRPGAVAPDAVQEALFPEVRPRRPENSVDLRGVRVLERIAHPSSYGPDLASARVVVAGGRGTDGDFSALRELAVALGGAVGSTRVATDEGWIGTETQIGQTGVAVAPALYIGAGISGAVHHRSGMQSAGTIVAINTDPEAPIFELADFGVVGDLFTVLPQLTAELRRLRT